Within Candidatus Flexicrinis affinis, the genomic segment GGTCCCGGCACACGTCCAGATTGTTGACTGAACGGCGGCCCGGGATTAGTATGCACGGCAGAGTATACCAAGAGACACGACCATGATTCAGGTCGAAAACCTGTGCCGGCGCTACGGCCCGCATACGGCGTTGGACGGCATCAGCTTCGAAGCAGCACCCGGGGAGGTCGTCGGGTTGTTGGGGCCGAACGGCGCAGGCAAAACCACCACCATGCGCATCCTGACTGGCTTCATGCCGCCCACGTCGGGGCGCGCGGTGGTCGCCGGATTCGACGTCCAAACGCAGTCGATGCAAGCACGTGGAGCGGTCGGGTACCTGCCGGAGCGCGTCCCGCTGTACCCCGACATGACGGTTGTCGGCTACGTTACGTTCTGGGCGCAGATGCGCGGCATCCGCAAGGCTAAAGCCGCCGCCCAGCAGGCGCTCGAACAGGTCGACCTGTGGGATCGCCGCCGCTCACTCGTGCGCAGCCTGTCGAAAGGTATGCGTCAGCGGTTGGGGCTGGCGCAGGCGCTCGTCCACGACCCTGCTGTGGTGATCCTCGACGAGCCGACCATCGGCATCGACCCGCAGCAGGTGATCGACGTGCGTCAGGCCGTGCGCGGACTGGGTGCCAAGCACACCGTGTTGTTCAGCACGCACATCCTGACCGAAGCCGAGCAGGTCTGCGACCGGGTCGTGATCCTGAATCAAGGCCGCATTGTGGCGCAGGGCACGCCGTCCGAGCTGCGCGCCACGCTGTACGCCGGCGATCGGCTGTATGTCGAGGTCGGCAAGCTCAACGCGGACGCCGCGCTCAAGGCGCTCAAAAGTGCGACCGGCGTGGCCCGCGTTGAACCCAGCGGCAGCGGATACCTCGTCTACGGACAGCCCAACATCGATGCCCGTCCGCACGTCGCCGGCAAGATCGCCGCGGCAGGCGGGCTGATCGTCGAACTGCGGCCCGTTGCCCTCACGCTGGAAGACATCTTCCTCAATCTGGTGACGAAAGCAGGCCCGCGATGATCGGCGTCGGCACCGTCTTCCGCCGCGAGCTGGCGGCCTACTTCACCTCGCCGGTCGCCTATCTGATCGGCGCGGCGTTCCTACTCGTCACGGCGCTGGTGTTCAACAGCAACCTCACGCTGGCGCTCACGCAGGAGCCGGTCAACCCGGCCATCGTGCCGAACTCGCTGTCGTTTTTCCTGATCTTCTTCGGCCCGGTGCTGACCATGCGCCTGTTCGCCGAGGAAGCGCGCGAGGGCACGCTCGAACTGCTGCTGACGACTCCCGTCACGGAAGTCGCCATCGTCCTCGGCAAGTTCCTGAGCGCGTGGGTGTTCTACAGCCTGCTGCTGGGCGCCACGCTGGTCTATCAAGTCACCCTATCGAGCGTCACCCAACCTGAGACGGGGCAGGCGATTTCCGCCTATATCGGCATCTGGCTCTACGGCGGCGCGTCGCTGGCGATCGGCCTGCTGTGCTCGGCGCTCACCGAAAGCCAAGTCGTCGCGGCATTTCTGAGCGTCGCCGTACTGCTGCTGTTCTACCTCGGCGAACTGGCCGGCCAGATCGTCGCCAGCATCGACATGGCGAACCTGCTGCGCCGCCTGTCGATGCCCGGTCATTACATCGGCTCGTTCGCGTCGGGGCTGGTGCGCTTCGAGGACATCATCTACTACGCCGGGGTGATCGCGATTGCGCTGTTTATCACGCTGCGAGTGGTTGAACTGCGGAGGCTGCGCTGATGGCCGCGATGCTGCGCAGCAGGGCGCTTCGCCATATCGTCATCACGGTCGTGCTGACCGCAGTCCTCATGCTGGCCGTCAGCTTCCTGTATGCGCGCACCGAGCAGGCCGCGCTCACGCTCGATATGACCGAAAGCCGGCAGTTTTCGCTGACGCCTGAGACGCTGCGCATCCTCGAACGTGTGGATCGCCCGATTCAGGTCACCGGATTCTACTCGTCCGAGGCGCTGCGGTTCCGCGAACTGGACGACATGATCGTGCGGCTGTATGTCGACGAGACTGACGGGCTGATCCGCAGCGCGTACTACAACCCGGACGACAACCCGGCGCTCGCCACGCAGTTCGACCTGACCTACGACGGCGAGCTGTTCGTCTCGTACTTGACCGACGACGGCCAGATCGACTTCGACACGATCGTACGGGTCGTCACCGAGAACAGTCAGGAGCGCAACATCACCAGCGCGCTCGTGCGCTTGCTCGACATCAACCGGTTCACCGTGGCGTTCGACTCGACGTACAGCGACATCAACCCATTCGACACGACGGCGCGCGGGTTCACCGGAATCTTCAACGGGCTCGGCGCGAACGGTATCCTGACGACCTCGCTTGATCTGGCAGGGTTGGCGGCGCGCGCCGAGGACGTGCCAGAGGATATCGATACTGTAGTACTAGCCCGCACCCGCCAGCAGCTACCGCCAGACGCGATCGCCGTACTCGCGCGATTCCTCGAACGGGGCGGATCGCTCTTGATCCTGACCGATGCCGATTTCACCGAAGCGCCATTCTTGGCCGAGGACAGTCTGTTCAACGCGTTCTTGTGGCAGAACTTCGGCATCCGTATGTTGGACGGCATCGCCATCGACGCGCTTTCGAACGCCGGCAGCGAGCTGGACCTGCTCAGCTATGCGCTGTCGGATGGTTCGACCATTACGGCGCGGCTAAACGACCCCGAGGACACCTCGACACGGGCAATGTTCCGCGTGTCGCGTGTGGTTCAGATCGACGACACCCCACCGGTCTCGAACGGCATGATCATCGCGACCAGCGAACTCAGCTACGCCGAGACCGACTTCGCCAGCGTCCTGAACGCCAATCAGTACGAGTTCAGCCTCGAAGACGACATCGCTGGGCCGGTCAACCTCGCGGCATGGGCTTTCGATGAAACGACCGGCGCACGCATCGTGCTGGTCGGCGATACGGACTGGGCGACCAACGGTTTGGTAAGCAACCCGGTGGGTAACAGCATCTTATTTACAGACGCGATCCGCTGGCTGACAGGCTTCGGCGAAGAACTGGTGTTCGCGCCAGAAGGACGCGCAACCAACCTCCCTACGGTATTCCTCAGCACGCAGCAGCTTGACCAAATCGCACTACTGACCGTGGTCGCGATGCCTGTCGGCCTGCTGCTGATCGGACTAGCGGTGTGGTGGATGCGGCGGCGCGCCTGACCGCCGATTGCCATACGGATCACTGAGAGCCCGATGAGACTTGATTGTGCGGCCGAAGCGGTCTGCTTGACAAGATTCCGGCATCGGGATACTTTATAGGGGTAACATACGACGGTGAAATCCTCGTCAACCGGCGAGGATTGTTTGCCTAACGACCTGGGAAGGTGTATGTGCCGTCGGTACCTTCCCCAAGCACACACGAGGGTCAGCGCCTTGCCTGCCAACGCTCGCAAGGCTTTATGCACGTATGACTATGGCTATGGCTGCAATCGCACAGATCACACCAATCGAAGACATCCGCGCACAGCTGGTGGACAAGGCCAAGCGCGAGGGTGGCATCACGCATGATGACATCCTTGCCGTCATGCCCAACGCCGAGAATGACATCGCGCTTCTCGACGACCTGATGAATGGACTCATGGAAGACGGGATCGAGATCGGCCAGCGCGTGCCGTCCTCGGATGACCTGTCTGAAGGAGACCTGTATGCCGAACTCGATGCCGACATGGACGGCATCGATATGGAGATCGCCGCGGAAGGCGGCAATCCGTACAACTGGGCGACCGAACTGATCGATGACGCCGGCTACCAGCAGGCGCTCGATACCGACGATGTCGTCGGCCTGTACTTGAAGGAAGCCGGTCGCGTTCCCCTGCTCACGGCCGAGCAGGAAGTTGAGCTCGCCAAGCGCATGGAGCGCGGCGTGCTGGCTCAGAAGAAGCTCGATGAGATGGGCGACCGCCTGTCTCCCGATGACGTCTACACCCTGAAGGACTACTTGTTGGACGCCGAGGCCGCACAGGAGCACCTCGTGCGCGCCAATGCGCGTCTGGTCATCAGCGTCGCAAAGAAATACATCGGGCGCGGCGTGCACTTCCTCGATCTGATCCAGGAAGGCAACATCGGCCTGATTCGCGCGACCAACAAGTTCGAATACCGCCGCGGTCACAAGTTCAGCACGTACGCCACGTGGTGGATTCGCCAGGCCGTCAGCCGCGCCGTGGCCGATCAGGGCCGCACGATTCGTGTGCCAGTGCACATGGGCGATCAGCTCAACCGCATGCGCCGCGTGCAGCTCCAGCTCCTGCAGGATCTGGGCCGCGAGCCGACGCTCGAGGAGCTCGCCATCGGCATGGAGACCACGCCGGACAAGGTTGAGCATCTGATGGAGATCAGCCGCCGCCCGGTGAGCCTCGAAACCCCGATCGACGAAGAGGGCGACAGCACCTTCGGCGATTTCGTGGAGGACACCAGCACGCCGGCCCCGGCCGACGAGGTGGCGACTCACCTGCTGCACGAACAGCTTCAGGGCGCGCTCAACCGCCTGCCCAGCCGCGAGGCGCAGATCCTGCGCTTGCGTTACGGGCTGGAAGACGGCCGCGTCTACACGCTGGAGGAGGTCGGCCAGACCATCGGTGTCACCCGCGAGCGCGTGCGTCAGCTTGAGGCACAGGCGCTGAACCGCCTGCGCCAATCGAGCGCGCACATTATCCTGCGCGACTACCTGTACGGGGAGTAGACCCCGGTGCAGGCGAAGGCAGCACGCGGCCCGATCGTCCTCCCGCTGCTGGTAGCAGCGCTCGGCGTTGCCCTTCTGCTTGAGAACTTTCTGCTGCTCGGAGACTTCCGGGTCAGCGCACTCCTGCCCCTGGTGCTGGTCGCACTGGGGGCTTGGATTCTAATCCGCGGCGATCTCGGCACGCGCACCGCCCGCACGTTCGGCATCACGCGTGGCAGCGTTCAAAGCGGGACGCTCGAGATCAGTGCGGGCGAAGTCGACGTCATCGTCGGTGGCAGCGCCCGCGACGGCCGTTTGGTCGAGGGCCAGTTCGCCCGCAACAGCCGCCCCTCGCTCGATGTG encodes:
- a CDS encoding ABC transporter ATP-binding protein, which translates into the protein MIQVENLCRRYGPHTALDGISFEAAPGEVVGLLGPNGAGKTTTMRILTGFMPPTSGRAVVAGFDVQTQSMQARGAVGYLPERVPLYPDMTVVGYVTFWAQMRGIRKAKAAAQQALEQVDLWDRRRSLVRSLSKGMRQRLGLAQALVHDPAVVILDEPTIGIDPQQVIDVRQAVRGLGAKHTVLFSTHILTEAEQVCDRVVILNQGRIVAQGTPSELRATLYAGDRLYVEVGKLNADAALKALKSATGVARVEPSGSGYLVYGQPNIDARPHVAGKIAAAGGLIVELRPVALTLEDIFLNLVTKAGPR
- a CDS encoding sigma-70 family RNA polymerase sigma factor; this translates as MTMAMAAIAQITPIEDIRAQLVDKAKREGGITHDDILAVMPNAENDIALLDDLMNGLMEDGIEIGQRVPSSDDLSEGDLYAELDADMDGIDMEIAAEGGNPYNWATELIDDAGYQQALDTDDVVGLYLKEAGRVPLLTAEQEVELAKRMERGVLAQKKLDEMGDRLSPDDVYTLKDYLLDAEAAQEHLVRANARLVISVAKKYIGRGVHFLDLIQEGNIGLIRATNKFEYRRGHKFSTYATWWIRQAVSRAVADQGRTIRVPVHMGDQLNRMRRVQLQLLQDLGREPTLEELAIGMETTPDKVEHLMEISRRPVSLETPIDEEGDSTFGDFVEDTSTPAPADEVATHLLHEQLQGALNRLPSREAQILRLRYGLEDGRVYTLEEVGQTIGVTRERVRQLEAQALNRLRQSSAHIILRDYLYGE
- a CDS encoding Gldg family protein, yielding MAAMLRSRALRHIVITVVLTAVLMLAVSFLYARTEQAALTLDMTESRQFSLTPETLRILERVDRPIQVTGFYSSEALRFRELDDMIVRLYVDETDGLIRSAYYNPDDNPALATQFDLTYDGELFVSYLTDDGQIDFDTIVRVVTENSQERNITSALVRLLDINRFTVAFDSTYSDINPFDTTARGFTGIFNGLGANGILTTSLDLAGLAARAEDVPEDIDTVVLARTRQQLPPDAIAVLARFLERGGSLLILTDADFTEAPFLAEDSLFNAFLWQNFGIRMLDGIAIDALSNAGSELDLLSYALSDGSTITARLNDPEDTSTRAMFRVSRVVQIDDTPPVSNGMIIATSELSYAETDFASVLNANQYEFSLEDDIAGPVNLAAWAFDETTGARIVLVGDTDWATNGLVSNPVGNSILFTDAIRWLTGFGEELVFAPEGRATNLPTVFLSTQQLDQIALLTVVAMPVGLLLIGLAVWWMRRRA
- a CDS encoding ABC transporter permease subunit; this encodes MIGVGTVFRRELAAYFTSPVAYLIGAAFLLVTALVFNSNLTLALTQEPVNPAIVPNSLSFFLIFFGPVLTMRLFAEEAREGTLELLLTTPVTEVAIVLGKFLSAWVFYSLLLGATLVYQVTLSSVTQPETGQAISAYIGIWLYGGASLAIGLLCSALTESQVVAAFLSVAVLLLFYLGELAGQIVASIDMANLLRRLSMPGHYIGSFASGLVRFEDIIYYAGVIAIALFITLRVVELRRLR